One genomic region from Panthera tigris isolate Pti1 chromosome D1, P.tigris_Pti1_mat1.1, whole genome shotgun sequence encodes:
- the LOC102954741 gene encoding olfactory receptor 52K1-like translates to MITIILSNNSHHFPHTFFLAGIPGLTAAHIWISLPFCFMFFLAVTGNGVLLFLIRTEHSLHQPMFFFLAMLSFVDLVLSLSALPKMLAIFWFGATAISSHSCLSQMFFIHAFSAMESGVLVAMAVDRFVAICNPLHYATILTPVVVAKIGGLVVLRGVGLTISFPGLARRLSYCGSHTIAYTYCEHMAVVKLACGATTVDNLYAFAVAIFLGVGDVAFIAYSYGQIVRTMIHFPSPEARAKAGSTCTAHVCVILFFYGPGFLSVVMQRFGPPTASAAKVMLANLYLLFPPALDPIVYGVKTKQIREQLLKMLRPKQIDPT, encoded by the coding sequence ATGATCACCATAATTCTTTCCAATAATTCTCATCACTTCCCACATACTTTCTTCTTGGCTGGCATCCCAGGACTGACTGCTGCCCACATTTGGATCTCACTTCCCTTTTGCTTTATGTTCTTCCTGGCAGTGACTGGGAATGGTGTCCTGCTTTTTCTCATCCGGACAGAGCACAGCCTTCACCAgcccatgtttttctttcttgccatGCTCTCCTTTGTTGAcctggttctctccctctctgctctgcccaaGATGCTGGCCATCTTCTGGTTTGGTGCTACAGCTATCAGCTCCCACTCCTGTCTTTCCCAGATGTTCTTCATCCATGCATTCTCTGCTATGGAGTCAGGAGTGCTGGTGGCCATGGCCGTGGACCGCTTCGTGGCCATCTGTAACCCACTACATTATGCAACCATTCTTACCCCGGTTGTTGTTGCCAAGATTGGAGGCCTGGTAGTGCTGCGAGGTGTGGGATTGACCATCTCATTTCCAGGCTTGGCCCGTCGGCTGTCCTACTGTGGCTCTCACACGATTGCCTATACCTACTGTGAGCATATGGCAGTAGTGAAGCTGGCCTGTGGGGCCACCACTGTGGATAACCTCTATGCCTTTGCTGTGGCAATCTTTCTTGGTGTGGGGGATGTGGCCTTTATCGCCTACTCTTATGGGCAGATTGTGAGGACCATGATTCATTTTCCTTCACCTGAGGCACGTGCTAAAGCTGGCAGCACATGTACGGCTCATGTCTGTGTCATCCTCTTCTTCTATGGACCAGGCTTTCTTTCTGTAGTCATGCAGCGCTTTGGCCCACCCACAGCCTCTGCTGCTAAGGTCATGCTTGCCAATCTCTACTTGCTCTTTCCCCCTGCACTGGACCCCATTGTCTATGGGGTCAAGACCAAGCAGATCCGGGAGCAGCTGCTTAAAATGCTAAGGCCCAAGCAGATTGACCCCACCTGA
- the LOC102954457 gene encoding olfactory receptor 52L1 encodes MIFVSFLSSFSKPLTMALSNSSWRLLQPSFFLMGIPGLEESQHWIAMPLSVLYLFAVMGNVTIIFIIWTDPSLHQPMYLFLAMLSGIDLVLASSTAPKTLAVLLVHAHEIGYTVCLTQMFFIHAFSSMESGVLVAMALDRYVAICHPLHHSTILHPGIIGRIGMAVLVRGLLLLLPFPILLRRLIFCQATVIGHAYCEHMAVVKLACSETTVNRAYGLAVALLVVGLDVVAIGISYAFILQTVLKVPGGEARLKAFSTCGSHICVILIFYVPGIFSFLTHRFGHHVPHHVHVLLATLYLLVPPALNPLVYGVKTQQIRQRVLRVFSLKGWI; translated from the coding sequence atgatttttgtttcttttctctcttccttctctaagCCATTGACGATGGCCCTTAGTAATTCCAGCTGGAGGCTACTGCAGCCTTCTTTTTTCCTGATGGGCATCCCCGGTTTAGAGGAAAGCCAGCACTGGATAGCAATGCCACTGAGTGTCCTTTATCTCTTTGCTGTAATGGGCAATGTCACCATCATCTTTATCATCTGGACTGACCCATCCTTGCACCAGCCTATGTACCTCTTTCTGGCCATGCTCTCTGGCATTGACCTGGTGCTGGCGTCCTCCACTGCACCCAAAACCCTTGCAGTGCTCCTGGTTCATGCCCATGAGATTGGGTACACTGTCTGCCTGACCCAAATGTTCTTCATCCATGCGTTCTCTTCCATGGAGTCAGGTGTACTTGTGGCCATGGCTCTGGATCGCTATGTAGCCATTTGTCACCCTCTGCACCATTCCACCATCTTGCATCCAGGGATCATAGGGCGCATTGGAATGGCAGTGCTGGTACGGGGgttactcctcctcctccccttccctatCCTGTTGCGGAGACTTATCTTCTGCCAGGCCACCGTCATAGGCCATGCCTATTGTGAACATATGGCTGTGGTGAAGCTTGCCTGCTCAGAAACCACAGTGAACCGAGCTTATGGGTTGGCAGTGGCCCTGCTTGTGGTTGGGCTAGATGTCGTGGCCATCGGTATTTCCTATGCCTTCATCCTCCAGACAGTGCTGAAAGTACCAGGGGGTGAGGCCCGACTTAAGGCCTTTAGCACATGTGGGTCTCACATTTGTGTCATCCTGATCTTCTATGTTCCTGGAATATTCTCCTTCCTCACTCACCGCTTTGGCCACCATGTACCCCATCATGTCCATGTTCTTCTGGCCACACTCTACCTCCTCGTGCCACCTGCACTCAATCCTCTTGTCTATGGGGTGAAGACTCAGCAGATCCGCCAGCGAGTACTCAGGGTATTCTCCCTAAAAGGATGGATCTGA